One window of Mus caroli chromosome 11, CAROLI_EIJ_v1.1, whole genome shotgun sequence genomic DNA carries:
- the LOC110305267 gene encoding GRB2-related adapter protein: MESVALYSFQATESDELAFNKGDTLKILNMEDDQNWYKAELRGAEGFVPKNYIRVKPHPWYSGRISRQLAEETLMKRNHLGAFLIRESESSPGEFSVSVNYGDQVQHFKVLREASGKYFLWEEKFNSLNELVDFYRTTTIAKRRQIFLCDEQPLIKPPRACFAQAQFDFSAQDPSQLSLRRGDIVEVVEREDPHWWRGRAGGRLGFFPRSYVQPVHL, encoded by the exons ATGGAGTCCGTGGCCCTGTACAGCTTCCAGGCCACCGAGAGTGACGAGCTGGCCTTCAACAAGGGGGACACGCTTAAG ATCCTGAACATGGAAGATGACCAGAACTGGTACAAAGCTGAGCTCCGAGGAGCCGAGGGTTTTGTTCCCAAGAACTACATCCGTGTAAAGCCACACCC GTGGTACTCGGGCAGGATCTCTCGACAGCTGGCTGAGGAGACTCTGATGAAACGCAACCACCTAGGAGCCTTCCTGATCAGGGAGAGTGAGAGTTCCCCTGGCGAGTTCTCCGTCTCTGTGAA TTATGGTGACCAGGTGCAGCACTTCAAAGTGCTTCGAGAGGCCTCAGGGAAGTACTTCCTGTGGGAGGAGAAGTTCAACTCCCTCAACGAGCTGGTCGACTTCTACCGCACCACCACCATCGCCAAGAGGCGGCAGATCTTCCTGTGTGATGAGCAACCACTGATCAAG CCACCCCGGGCTTGCTTTGCCCAGGCCCAGTTTGACTTCTCGGCACAGGACCCATCTCAGCTCAGCCTCCGCCGAGGTGACATCGTGGAAGTTGTGGAGCGTGAGGACCCACACTGGTGGCGAGGCCGGGCAGGCGGGCGCCTGGGCTTCTTCCCACGGAGCTACGTACAACCGGTACACTTGTGA